The following are from one region of the Channa argus isolate prfri chromosome 6, Channa argus male v1.0, whole genome shotgun sequence genome:
- the si:ch211-195m9.3 gene encoding uncharacterized protein si:ch211-195m9.3 isoform X2: protein MSPLYSLTLFWMAFGFTSVYESAMRANAVSQHHCHYRNSNSTVYYDLNEAVCCKNKIHLGAGLSCCGNETFNPSAATCCKANKGGRLTEHVHQGISEKVSACCDANAYDTLNEMCCNSTIVAKPVPKAECCGNKAIDADKQLCCGPNSNKIILNKKTSNSVCCLHKQFDKRTQCCTVVEGEPQPQPLNSSECKKEHDEQHQKPEAEIVQQEQHVPVKCLFLKRNPTKPRMHSGSGQCDNTPTVFDTSSHICCDGCVSLRKPWEDQCCGQTPFGLAQRGVLCCNNTLFTDREDGEQCSENSIPYNPAKETICYSQFYGSPGEHCCGTEKFQPGTEICCNGHRHTKGEHVHCCGVKAYNIKDPQMMCCSGMLHNLTSLGKHRDNAQCCGSILHNPQDICCSSEEEQLLYSAKRGFRCCGHHYYNSSLWSCCAGKLFPVSHPGHHESKRVKDSEFIFLSLVNLNETDLCQGVHIGTVESVSPHSIVFSSVLKIHGRNATVIALTSHYILKISDDCMSPKLIPRKTYFFDDVNVFTDFNHDTILQSLHFIYSKCYDS from the exons ATGTCTCCACTTTATTCTCTCACATTAT TTTGGATGGCATTTGGGTTCACCTCTGTTTATG AGTCTGCAATGAGAGCCAATGCAGTCTCACAACACCACTGTCACTACCG AAATAGCAATTCGACAGTATACTACGACCTCAATGAGGCTGTGTGCTGTAAGAATAAAATTCATCTAGGGGCAGGGCTGTCATGCTGTGGAAACGAGACATTCAATCCTTCAGCAGCAACTTGTTGTAAAGCCAACAAGGGTGGCAGATTAACAG AACATGTTCATCAGGGTATAAGTGAAAAGGTGTCAGCTTGCTGTGATGCGAACGCCTACGACACTCTCAATGAAATGTGCTGTAACTCCACCATTGTAGCTAAGCCCGTCCCAAAGGCAGAGTGTTGCGGTAACA AGGCTATTGATGCAGACAAGCAGCTGTGTTGTGGACCCAACAGTAACAAAATTATTCTGAACAAGAAAACAAGCAACAGCGTCTGCTGTCTCCATAAACAGTTCGACAAACGGACCCAGTGCTGCACTGTAGTGGAGGGTGAACCTCAGCCACAACCCCTTAATTCAAGTGAATGTAAAAAAGAACATG ATGAACAACACCAG aaaccTGAAGCTGAAATCGTGCA GCAGGAACAACATGTCCCTGTGAAATGTCTCTTCTTGAAGAGAAACCCCACAAAGCCACGTATGCACTCCGGCTCAG GTCAATGTGACAATACCCCCACTGTGTTTGACACAAGCTCACATATTTGTTGTGATGGCTGTGTATCTCTGAGGAAGCCCTGGGAAGATCAA TGCTGTGGACAAACACCCTTTGGCTTGGCACAACGTGGAGTTCTCTGTTGTAATAACACCTTGTTCACGGACAGAGAAGATGGAGAGCAATGCTCAGAGAATAGTATTCCTTACAACCCAGCTAAAGAGACTATATGTTATTCTCAGTTTTATGGATCACCTGGAGAACACTGCTGTGGGACAGAAAAATTCCAACCTGGTACTGAGATATGCTGCAATGGGCACAG ACATACCAAAGGAGAACATGTTCACTGCTGTGGGGTCAAAGCGTACAACATTAAAGACCCACAGATGATGTGCTGCTCAGGGATGCTGCACAATCTGACATCTTTAGGCAAACATAGAGATAATGCACAATGCTGTGGATCCATCCTGCATAACCCACAG GACATTTGCTGTTCGAGTGAGGAAGAGCAGTTACTCTACTCTGCCAAGAGAGGATTCAGATGCTGTGGTCACCACTACTACAACAGCTCTCTGTGGTCATGCTGCGCTGGGAAACTCTTTCCAGTATCTCACCCAGGACATCATGAGAGCAAGAGGGTTAAAG atTCAGAATTCATATTTCTATCACTGGTCAATCTGAATGAAACAGATCTTTGCCAAGGAG TGCATATTGGGACAGTGGAAAGTGTATCTCCACACAGCATTGTTTTCAGCAGTGTGCTGAAAATCCATGGAAGAAATGCCACTGTGATAGCTCTTACCTCACACTACATCCTGAAAATATCTGATGACTGTATGTCCCCTAAACTGATTCCTCGCAAGACCTACTTctttgatgatgtgaatgtCTTTACTGATTTCAACCATGACACTATTCTCCAATCACTCCATTTCATTTATTCCAAGTGTTATGATTCTTAA
- the si:ch211-195m9.3 gene encoding uncharacterized protein si:ch211-195m9.3 isoform X1, which produces MSPLYSLTLFWMAFGFTSVYESAMRANAVSQHHCHYRNSNSTVYYDLNEAVCCKNKIHLGAGLSCCGNETFNPSAATCCKANKGGRLTEHVHQGISEKVSACCDANAYDTLNEMCCNSTIVAKPVPKAECCGNKAIDADKQLCCGPNSNKIILNKKTSNSVCCLHKQFDKRTQCCTVVEGEPQPQPLNSSECKKEHDEQHQKPEAEIVQQEQHVPVKCLFLKRNPTKPRMHSGSGQCDNTPTVFDTSSHICCDGCVSLRKPWEDQCCGQTPFGLAQRGVLCCNNTLFTDREDGEQCSENSIPYNPAKETICYSQFYGSPGEHCCGTEKFQPGTEICCNGHRHTKGEHVHCCGVKAYNIKDPQMMCCSGMLHNLTSLGKHRDNAQCCGSILHNPQQDICCSSEEEQLLYSAKRGFRCCGHHYYNSSLWSCCAGKLFPVSHPGHHESKRVKDSEFIFLSLVNLNETDLCQGVHIGTVESVSPHSIVFSSVLKIHGRNATVIALTSHYILKISDDCMSPKLIPRKTYFFDDVNVFTDFNHDTILQSLHFIYSKCYDS; this is translated from the exons ATGTCTCCACTTTATTCTCTCACATTAT TTTGGATGGCATTTGGGTTCACCTCTGTTTATG AGTCTGCAATGAGAGCCAATGCAGTCTCACAACACCACTGTCACTACCG AAATAGCAATTCGACAGTATACTACGACCTCAATGAGGCTGTGTGCTGTAAGAATAAAATTCATCTAGGGGCAGGGCTGTCATGCTGTGGAAACGAGACATTCAATCCTTCAGCAGCAACTTGTTGTAAAGCCAACAAGGGTGGCAGATTAACAG AACATGTTCATCAGGGTATAAGTGAAAAGGTGTCAGCTTGCTGTGATGCGAACGCCTACGACACTCTCAATGAAATGTGCTGTAACTCCACCATTGTAGCTAAGCCCGTCCCAAAGGCAGAGTGTTGCGGTAACA AGGCTATTGATGCAGACAAGCAGCTGTGTTGTGGACCCAACAGTAACAAAATTATTCTGAACAAGAAAACAAGCAACAGCGTCTGCTGTCTCCATAAACAGTTCGACAAACGGACCCAGTGCTGCACTGTAGTGGAGGGTGAACCTCAGCCACAACCCCTTAATTCAAGTGAATGTAAAAAAGAACATG ATGAACAACACCAG aaaccTGAAGCTGAAATCGTGCA GCAGGAACAACATGTCCCTGTGAAATGTCTCTTCTTGAAGAGAAACCCCACAAAGCCACGTATGCACTCCGGCTCAG GTCAATGTGACAATACCCCCACTGTGTTTGACACAAGCTCACATATTTGTTGTGATGGCTGTGTATCTCTGAGGAAGCCCTGGGAAGATCAA TGCTGTGGACAAACACCCTTTGGCTTGGCACAACGTGGAGTTCTCTGTTGTAATAACACCTTGTTCACGGACAGAGAAGATGGAGAGCAATGCTCAGAGAATAGTATTCCTTACAACCCAGCTAAAGAGACTATATGTTATTCTCAGTTTTATGGATCACCTGGAGAACACTGCTGTGGGACAGAAAAATTCCAACCTGGTACTGAGATATGCTGCAATGGGCACAG ACATACCAAAGGAGAACATGTTCACTGCTGTGGGGTCAAAGCGTACAACATTAAAGACCCACAGATGATGTGCTGCTCAGGGATGCTGCACAATCTGACATCTTTAGGCAAACATAGAGATAATGCACAATGCTGTGGATCCATCCTGCATAACCCACAG CAGGACATTTGCTGTTCGAGTGAGGAAGAGCAGTTACTCTACTCTGCCAAGAGAGGATTCAGATGCTGTGGTCACCACTACTACAACAGCTCTCTGTGGTCATGCTGCGCTGGGAAACTCTTTCCAGTATCTCACCCAGGACATCATGAGAGCAAGAGGGTTAAAG atTCAGAATTCATATTTCTATCACTGGTCAATCTGAATGAAACAGATCTTTGCCAAGGAG TGCATATTGGGACAGTGGAAAGTGTATCTCCACACAGCATTGTTTTCAGCAGTGTGCTGAAAATCCATGGAAGAAATGCCACTGTGATAGCTCTTACCTCACACTACATCCTGAAAATATCTGATGACTGTATGTCCCCTAAACTGATTCCTCGCAAGACCTACTTctttgatgatgtgaatgtCTTTACTGATTTCAACCATGACACTATTCTCCAATCACTCCATTTCATTTATTCCAAGTGTTATGATTCTTAA
- the si:ch211-195m9.3 gene encoding galaxin isoform X3, whose protein sequence is MSPLYSLTLFWMAFGFTSVYESAMRANAVSQHHCHYRNSNSTVYYDLNEAVCCKNKIHLGAGLSCCGNETFNPSAATCCKANKGGRLTEHVHQGISEKVSACCDANAYDTLNEMCCNSTIVAKPVPKAECCGNKAIDADKQLCCGPNSNKIILNKKTSNSVCCLHKQFDKRTQCCTVVEGEPQPQPLNSSECKKEHDEQHQKPEAEIVQQEQHVPVKCLFLKRNPTKPRMHSGSGQCDNTPTVFDTSSHICCDGCVSLRKPWEDQFYGSPGEHCCGTEKFQPGTEICCNGHRHTKGEHVHCCGVKAYNIKDPQMMCCSGMLHNLTSLGKHRDNAQCCGSILHNPQQDICCSSEEEQLLYSAKRGFRCCGHHYYNSSLWSCCAGKLFPVSHPGHHESKRVKDSEFIFLSLVNLNETDLCQGVHIGTVESVSPHSIVFSSVLKIHGRNATVIALTSHYILKISDDCMSPKLIPRKTYFFDDVNVFTDFNHDTILQSLHFIYSKCYDS, encoded by the exons ATGTCTCCACTTTATTCTCTCACATTAT TTTGGATGGCATTTGGGTTCACCTCTGTTTATG AGTCTGCAATGAGAGCCAATGCAGTCTCACAACACCACTGTCACTACCG AAATAGCAATTCGACAGTATACTACGACCTCAATGAGGCTGTGTGCTGTAAGAATAAAATTCATCTAGGGGCAGGGCTGTCATGCTGTGGAAACGAGACATTCAATCCTTCAGCAGCAACTTGTTGTAAAGCCAACAAGGGTGGCAGATTAACAG AACATGTTCATCAGGGTATAAGTGAAAAGGTGTCAGCTTGCTGTGATGCGAACGCCTACGACACTCTCAATGAAATGTGCTGTAACTCCACCATTGTAGCTAAGCCCGTCCCAAAGGCAGAGTGTTGCGGTAACA AGGCTATTGATGCAGACAAGCAGCTGTGTTGTGGACCCAACAGTAACAAAATTATTCTGAACAAGAAAACAAGCAACAGCGTCTGCTGTCTCCATAAACAGTTCGACAAACGGACCCAGTGCTGCACTGTAGTGGAGGGTGAACCTCAGCCACAACCCCTTAATTCAAGTGAATGTAAAAAAGAACATG ATGAACAACACCAG aaaccTGAAGCTGAAATCGTGCA GCAGGAACAACATGTCCCTGTGAAATGTCTCTTCTTGAAGAGAAACCCCACAAAGCCACGTATGCACTCCGGCTCAG GTCAATGTGACAATACCCCCACTGTGTTTGACACAAGCTCACATATTTGTTGTGATGGCTGTGTATCTCTGAGGAAGCCCTGGGAAGATCAA TTTTATGGATCACCTGGAGAACACTGCTGTGGGACAGAAAAATTCCAACCTGGTACTGAGATATGCTGCAATGGGCACAG ACATACCAAAGGAGAACATGTTCACTGCTGTGGGGTCAAAGCGTACAACATTAAAGACCCACAGATGATGTGCTGCTCAGGGATGCTGCACAATCTGACATCTTTAGGCAAACATAGAGATAATGCACAATGCTGTGGATCCATCCTGCATAACCCACAG CAGGACATTTGCTGTTCGAGTGAGGAAGAGCAGTTACTCTACTCTGCCAAGAGAGGATTCAGATGCTGTGGTCACCACTACTACAACAGCTCTCTGTGGTCATGCTGCGCTGGGAAACTCTTTCCAGTATCTCACCCAGGACATCATGAGAGCAAGAGGGTTAAAG atTCAGAATTCATATTTCTATCACTGGTCAATCTGAATGAAACAGATCTTTGCCAAGGAG TGCATATTGGGACAGTGGAAAGTGTATCTCCACACAGCATTGTTTTCAGCAGTGTGCTGAAAATCCATGGAAGAAATGCCACTGTGATAGCTCTTACCTCACACTACATCCTGAAAATATCTGATGACTGTATGTCCCCTAAACTGATTCCTCGCAAGACCTACTTctttgatgatgtgaatgtCTTTACTGATTTCAACCATGACACTATTCTCCAATCACTCCATTTCATTTATTCCAAGTGTTATGATTCTTAA